Proteins co-encoded in one Apteryx mantelli isolate bAptMan1 chromosome 4, bAptMan1.hap1, whole genome shotgun sequence genomic window:
- the TMEM41B gene encoding transmembrane protein 41B encodes MAQRRAVERGPCQAAAEGARQQRQLLEGKAHAEGGSAGTSLLILVSIFLSAAFLMFLVYKNFPQLSEEERECIKIPRDMDDAKALGKVLSKYKDTFYVQVLVAYFATYVFLQTFAIPGSIFLSILSGFLYPFPLALFLVCLCSGLGASFCYMLSYLVGRPVVYRYLTEKAVKWSDQVERHREHLINYIIFLRITPFLPNWFINITSPVINVPLKVFFIGTFLGVAPPSFVAIKAGTTLYQLTTAGEAVSWNSVFVLMILAILSILPAVFQKKLKQKFE; translated from the exons ATGGCGCAGCGGAGGGCGGTGGAGCGCGGGCCCTGccaggcggcggcggagggcgccAGGCAGCAGCGGCAGCTTCTGGAAg GGAAAGCCCATGCAGAAGGTGGATCAGCTGGAACATCTCTTCTTATTTTAGTGTCCATCTTCTTATCAGCTGCTTTCCTTATGTTTTTGGTATATAAAAATTTTCCACAGCTTAGTGA agaagaaagagaatgTATAAAGATTCCTAGAGACATGGATGATGCAAAGGCCTTGGGAAAAGTCCTGTCCAAGTATAAGGACACCTTTTATGTTCAAGTATTAGTGGCTTATTTTGCCACGTATGTTTT CTTGCAAACATTTGCTATCCCTGGGTCTATATTTCTCAGTATCCTCTCAGGGTTTCTTTATCCCTTCCCACTGGCCTTATTTCTTGTTTGTCTG TGCTCAGGACTCGGAGCTTCGTTCTGCTATATGCTTTCATACCTAGTGGGACGGCCTGTTGTATACAGATATTTAACAGAAAAGGCAGTGAAATGGTCAGACCAG gTTGAAAGACATAGAGAACACCTCATTAACTACATAATATTTCTGAGAATAACGCCTTTTCTTCCTAATTGGTTCATCAATATAACATCTCCTGTAATAAATGTACCattgaaagtatttttcattgGCACTTTCCTAG GTGTGGCACCACCATCTTTTGTAGCAATTAAGGCAGGAACAACACTGTACCAACTTACAACAGCAGGGGAAGCTGTTTCCTGGAACTCTGTCTTTGTCCTCATGATTTTAGCCATCCTCTCCATTCTACCAGCTGTCTTCcagaagaaactgaaacagaagttCGAATAA